The genomic interval GCTCGACATGGGTTTCGCCCCGCAGGTCGAGAAGCTCGTCGAGCGGATTCGCTCCGAGCGCCAGACAATGCTCTTCTCCGCGACGCTCGACGGCGAAGTCGGCCGGATCGCTCGCCGCTACACGCACCAGCCGGTGTCGCACGAGATCGACGCACCGCCGGCTGCGCAGGACGTCGAACATCGTTTCGTCGCCGTCGGTGGGGAGCAGAAGGTGGACAAGCTTGCGTCTTTGCTGCTGAAGAAGGGCGCCGGATCGACGCTGGTCTTCGTGCGCACCAAGCACGGCGCGGACCGGCTCGCGAAGAGTCTCTCGGCTCATGGCATCAGGGCAGCTGCGATGCACGGCAACAAGAGCCAGTCCCAACGCGAGAGCGCGCTGGCGTCGTTCGCGTCGGGCAGGGTCGCGGCGCTGGTTGCCACCGATGTGGCCGCGCGCGGAATCGACGTACGCAACGTCGCGCAGGTCGTGAACTTCGATGCGCCGACCGACGACAAGAGCTTCGTTCACCGCGTGGGTCGTACCGGCCGCGCGGGCGCCACGGGTATCAGCATCACGTTCGTCGCTCCGCACGAGCGTGTCGATGTGGGCCGCATGGCCTCGCGCTTGCGCCTCGAAAAGGAGTTCTCGGTCGAGCACGGTTTTGTGCGCGAGGAGCGTGGAGGGCAACGTCGTAACTCGCCGCAGGGCCGTCGCCAAGGTCCGGGAGGCCGTCCGGCCCACGTCGGTCGCCGCTCGCAACCCGAGCGCGTCGCACGCCGTCGCGCCGGTTAACGGCGCGCGGGGTTGCCGCGATAGTTGCGTTATTCGAACTTCTTGAGTCCGGCGGTCCGGACGACACGGATGTCGCGCATGGGGAAGTCTGCGACGTTGTCGGTGACCAACACGGCACCATGCGCGCTCGCGGTCCCTGCCACAAGGGCATCGGCCATGTGCACGGTCCTACCTCGTCGGGTCCAGTCGGCCTGATACTTGCCGGCTCGCTGGGCTGCTTCCTTGGTCGTCGGAAGGAACTCGAGGCGATCCAGCAACGCCCTCGCAGTTCGCCTTTCCTTCGACCGGATGCCCTGTTCGATTTCAGCGACGTTCACGCAGGAGATGCAGAGTGCATGGCCGCGCTGCAGCAGTGACAACAACGAGGCCGCAACGTAGTCGTCTCCACGCAGATGATCGATCAAGACGGTGGTGTCCAGCAGGAACCGCGTCAACGCATTCGCTCGGTCTTTCTGCCCTCCCGAACCCAGGTCGCGGCGGTTGAGCGATCGCGCCAGTGGGCGTATTCGTTGCCCCCGGCGATCCCCTTGGTAGACCGCAAAGCCCTTTCCAGTTCGGCGCGCGCGAGTTTCTCTCGGGCGGCCTCTTCAAGAAAGCGGCTCCTGCCTCGTTCGCCGACGACCTCGTCGATTGCTTCGAGAACTTCGTCAGCCATCACGACGTGTGTTCGCGCCATGCCGAGTCCTCTGGGTAAGTCCCACTACTAGTCCCACGCTAGCGAGGGGCCGGGACGCCGTCAATGGCCGGCCGGCGGATTGAGAGCTTCGGCTAGAAGGTGACGCCGACCGGGGTGGAGCAGTTTGAGGTACCGGCGTCGCATACCTCGTAGGTGAACGTGCCGGCCACCCTCTTGCCGAGGTTGTCCACGTAGGAGCCGCTGTTGGATGTTGTGGTCAAGAAGGCGCCGTTACGGTGAACGTCAACGTTCGCGCCGGTGGCTCCGCTCCATGTGAGTGAGGCCCGGGACACGCCGCCCTTGTTGGTCGATCCGACGACCGAGAGCGTGATCGTGCCGGCTTCCGCGGAGACTGTGACTTGCTGGGTGACGGGCGCACTCGCGGCGCTGCCGCTGTCGGTGACGGTGAGGCTCACCTGGTATGTGCCGGAGGTCGCGTAGGTGTGGGACGGGTTCTGCAGGGTCGAAGTGCCGCCGTCCCCGAACGCCCAACTCCACGAGGCGATGGCGCCCCCGTCGGGGTCGGTGCTGGTGTCGGTGAAGGTGCAGTCAAGCACCGAGCAACCCGCGGTGAATGACGCGGTCGGCGGTTGGTTCGTTGAGCCTCCCCCCGATATGAACCCGGTGTAGTCCAACAGGTTCGGCGTTCCGCTGCCCGGGTTGGAGACCTTGCCCGCTGAAGCGTTCGAGGTGATTGCGTCGGCGACGGTGATCGCGGCGGCGCTCGGGTTTGTCTGCAAGTACAAAGCTGCGGTGCCGGCAACGTGGGGGGTCGCCATCGAGGTGCCGCTGATCGTGTTCGTCGCGGTGTCGCTCGAGCCCCAGCTTGAAGTGATGCTCACGCCGGGAGCGAACAAGTCCACGCATGTGCCGAAGTTGGCCCACGATGCTTTACCGTCGGCGGTGTTGGTCGCGCTGACTGTCAGCGCCTGGGCGACGCGAGCGGGCGAGGCGGTGCAGGCATCCTGAGCGATCCCTGACGAGTTCCCATTGCCCGCAGCGATCGCGTAGGTCACGCCGGAGGCGATTGAGGATCGAACGGCGTCGTCGAGCGCAGTTGAGACCGGCCCGCCGAGGCTCATGTTCGCGACGGCCGGGTGGATCGCGTTGCCGGTTACCCAGTCGATCCCGGCGATGACTTGCGAGTAGGTGCCGCTTCCCCGGCAGTTGAGCACGCGCACTGCGACCAGCGAAACCTGCTTGGCTACTCCGTACGTCGCGCCGCCGATCGTTCCGGCGACATGCGTTCCGTGCCCGTTGCAGTCGCTTCCGCTCCCTTTGCCACCGACGGCGTCCGTGCCGTAGGACGCGCGCCCGCCGAAGTCCGCGTGGGTCGTGCGGATGCCTGTGTCGATCACGTAGGCGTGTACGCCCACTCCGGTGGCGCCGTAGGTGTAGGCCTGATCAAGAGGAAGGTCGCGCTGATCGATGCGATTGAGCCCCCAAGTGGGGTTGGTCTGACTCCCCAGGATCGTCGCCGTGTAATCCGGTTCTATGTAGCGCACCCGTTGGTCTCGGGAAAGCCTCTTTGCTGCCGTCGGAGACATCGTTGCGGCGTATCCCTTGAGCGCGTGGCGGTAGACGAACCGAACTTGGGCACCGACGGCGCCGGCGTGCTCGCGAGCGATTTCACCGGGGTTTGTCGAGGGCGAGAGCACGACGATGTATCGCCGTGCAGGCTCGGCGGCTTCAGCGCGCGCGGGCATTCCAAAGAGCGGTAGCGCCAAGAAGAAGATCGCGATTCGGGCAGTTCTCATCTTGTTGGCCTCTTTCGATCGCGGGCTTTCCTTATCGCACCTGCCCGTCCGAGGCGCAATAGGCCGAAAGGCTCGTCGGCGTCATCGCAGGCAGTCAGAGCGCGTGAACGGGGCATTCGGCTCTCAACGCATATCAGGGACCTGAGTGCCGAAGGCGTTTCGAATCGGGTGGGAAAGAAGCCCGCTTTTGGCGGCCGTTTCCTGAACTGATACAAGTACGAGGAACTCCAAGTGTGTCCAAGGAGGACTTCGTGACCGTTTCCACCGAGTCAACCCACCTGCGGTCGAAGGGGTTCGACCCTATGCAGGCTGCCGCGCGCCTGAGCGAGCGAGGCCTTGGCGGGATGCTCCTGACGAACCCCGAAAGCGTCTACTACGCGACGGGATACCCGTGCGTCCCGGGTGCCGGAAACCCAGTCTTGTTCAACTTGAAGAACCGCCTTCCTGCGTTCGCTTACGTCGATGTGTCCGGTGCCGTCACATTGCTCTGTTGGGGTTTCTCGACGATGGGGCTGACATTCGGCGTCGACGAGATCGTGAGGTACGAGGATCTCTCGGCCGCAGGGGAAGCGGTGCGCACTATCGCGCGCGACCAACTCGGATCCGGACTTCGGCTCGGCATCGAATCAACGTGTCCTTACTTTGTGCTGAAGCTTCTCGAACAGGAGAGCCTTGCGGCCGCGCGCCTCGAGCTTGTGGACGATCTTGTGCTCGATCTACGTCTGGTGAAGTCGGCAGAGGAAGTTGAGGTGCTCACTCGTGGCCTTGCGATCGCGGAGGCGGCGGTGGCCGACCTCTTCGAGGTCGTGCGTGTGGGCATGAACCGGGCGGACCTGGTGCAGGAGGCCAAGCGGCGCGTTGCTGAGCGAGGCGGAACGGCGGTCAGTCACGTGACTATCGGGTTTGGAAACCGCAACCCCGAGATTGCCTACGACGACATCCTGGAGCCGGATACCCTCGTCACCTTGGACGTAGGAGCGACCGTCGACGGGTATTGCTCGGACAACCGGCGCTACGTGCACGCGGGCGAAATCCCCGAAGCGATCTCGACGCGCTACGAGGCGATGGTCGGCGTCGTCGATGACATCGGCGGGGCGATCACGCCGGGCATGACCTACGCGGATTTGTTCGAGCACGGGCGGCAGATCATGATCGACCGGGACATCCTCGGGCACCAGTGGCTGAATCACGTCGGCCACAACATCGGGCTCGAGCTCGAGGAGGACTGGATCGACAACCGCGCGGATGCGGTTATCCGGGAGAACATGGTGCTCGCGATCGAGTTGTACACGATCACCGAGCAAGTCGTGGTGATTGGAAACGAAGAGACGTATCACGTCGGCCCCACCGGCGCGCGGCGTCTGTCGCAACTTCCGCGCGAAATCCACCAGGTGGGGTGAACGGCCGGCCTCGCGGTCGGACATCGGCGAACGCAAGGGAGCAACCGTGATCGGTATCGGGATGATCGGACTGGGACTCATCTCCTGGTTCCACGAGAACGCGTACGACCAGTCCGGCGAGATCGTCAAGATCAAGGCCACGTGCGACCTCGACCAAGAACGCGCGACGCAGAGGGCGGCGCGCTGGGGCGCGACCGCGTACACCGACTACCGGGAGTTGCTCGCCGATCCAACGGTGGATGCGGTGGACATCACGGTTCCTCATCACCTGCACGTTGAGATTGCGCGCGCGGCTCTGCAGGCCGGCAAGCACGTCATCCTGGAGAAGCCTCTCGCCCCGACCTCCGCAGACGCCGAGGAACTGATCGCCCTGGCGCGCGCGAGTGGCGTCACGCTCGCGCTCGCCGAAAACACGCGGTTTGAAGGGGCCTATCTTTCCGTCGCGCGCTTGCTCGAAGAGGGCGCGCTGGGGGACATCCGGCTCGTGCGGACCTTCATCGCCGGGAGCGAGGTCGAACGCCTTAGCGACACTTCGTCCTGGAAGGGGCGCAAGAGCCAGACGATGGGGGGCGCCATCCTGGACTCCGGCGCGCATTCGTTCTACTTGCTGCGCTGGCTCTTCGGCGGCGTCGAGACGGTGCGCGCGACCGCGGCGCAACTGGTCCCGGTGAGCGAGGTCGAAGACCACGCGATCGTCTCGGGCCGGCTCGTCGGCGGCGGCCTTTACACGACTGAGTACACCTTCACTGCCGAGATCCCGTGGACCGAGCGACTCGAGGTCTACGGAAGCAAGGGCAGCGTCGTCGTCGATCAGCTTGCGAACCCGACGGCTATTCACTACCGAGGCGGCACCGATGTCGAGGGCGTGACGCTCGATGCCCACCGCGACGTCGCGTTGTGGAAGTTCAACTCGGTCGCCGCAGGAGTGCGCGATTTCGCGGAAGCGCTCGCGGCGGGCAGGCCGCACGGAGTGGATCCTGCCGACGGCGCGTACGCACTGCGAGTCGCCGAGCGCGCGTACGCTTCGGTTGCGGCTGGCGGCGCCGAACTCTCAATGTAGGCCAAGACCAAGAAGACGAAGGAGTAGGAATGGATCCGCTGATCATTACCGCAGCAACGCCGGCGAGTTGGCTCTGGCCGTCGGACGACTACAAGCCCACCGATCCGCTGGACGTCGATGCCCTCGTGGCCGAGACCGTGCGTTGCCGCGAGGCCGGCGCAACCGTCGTCCACATACACGCCGAGGGCGCGTGGAACGAGGTCATCGAGGGCATTCGCGCGAACTGCGACATCATCGTGCAGAGCGGGATGTCCACGCTGACGGCCGACGAGCGGGCCGACGTGTTTCGGCAGAAGTCCGAGATGATCTCGATCATGCTCGGACACCACGACGAGGCGTTTCCCGGGCTCGACAATCATGTATTGCACACGCGCGAGGAGTCGGTGGATTACGCCCTTCGCTGCCGCGAGCACGGCATCAAGCCGGAGTTCGAAGTGTGGCACTCCGGATCGGTTTGGAACCTCGAGTACGTGCGCGACAAGGGCGTGCTCGACGCCCCGTATATAACGACGTTCTTCCTAGGGTGGCCGGGTGGCACGTGGTCCCCGCCGACCGTCGAGGAGTACTCCTATCGGCGACGCCTCATGCCGGAGGGATGTGCGGTGATCGTGAGCGTGATGGGCGAAGGCCAGCGCCAGGTGCATACGGCCGCGATCCAGCAAGGCGACCACATCCGCATTGGAACCGAGGATTGGCCCTTCGACCGGAAGGGGGAGCGCGCGACGGCGTCGAAGCTCGTTGCGGAGGCGGCGCAGCTGTCCGAGTTCCTCGGCAGGCCGGTCGCTACCGTCGCGCAGGCGCGCGCGATTCTGGGTGTGTAGGTCGCATGAGTGATGGAGTGACGATGGAGAAGAACGCGGGAAGAGTTGTGGTTGTCAGCGGGGCCGCGCAGGGGATCGGCGCGGCTGCGGTGCGCTGGTTTGCCGAGCGCGAGGGCGCGCGGGTCGTAGCGACCGACATCGCGAACGAGAGCGAGGAACTGAAGGCGATCTCGGGTGACGTCCGGTTCCACCGCTGCGACGTTTCCGTGGAGGCCGACGTTGTCGAGCTGGCGCGGTGGACGCGCGAGCAGTTCGGCAGCGTGGACGTTCTGGTCAACAACGCCGGCGTCGTCCTGGTGAAGCCGCTCGTCGAGACGACGTGGGAGGACTACCGGCGCGTCGTGGACATCAACGTGGGCGGGACGATGCTGATGTGCCGGGAGTTCATACCACTGCTTGCCGAAGCGCGCGCGCCGGCGATCGTCAACGTCGCGTCGGTCTCGGGTCATGTAGGACAGGTGAATCACGCGGTGTACGGCGCAACGAAGGGAGCGCTGCTCTCGTTTACGCGCGCACTCGCGTGGGAGTTGGCGCCGTCGGGGATTCGTGTGAACTCGCTCAGCCCCGGATCTGTTGACACGCCGATGCTGCGCAGCGACGTCGAGGGCGAGGCGTTGCGTCACGGCGTTTCGGTCCCGGAGATGCGCAAGGAGCGCGAAGGTGAGCAGGCGTTCGGGCGCTGGGCGGACCCCGCGGAGATCGCGGCCGCAATCGGATTCCTCGCCGGCGACGGCGCGTCGTTTGTAACCGGGTCCGACCTTCTTGCCGATTGCGGATGGACCGCTCGGTAAAGGCTGAAAGATGAGCGGGGAGCACGCGTGAAGCTGGTCAGGTTCGAGTACGGCGGGAGGGTTCGCGCCGGGATCGTCGAGGACGGTCGCATACGTGATGCGGGGGAGTCTGTTCTTCACCCCGATCCCGGCGATGTGGTCGCGCGCGTTGAGGACGTACGCCTGCTCGCGCCGGTCGCGTCTCCGGGGAAGATCGTGTGCGTTGGGCTCAACTATCGCGACCACGCCAAGGAATCGGGGCAGCCGATTCCCGAGTCACCGATCCTGTTCGCCAAGTTCACGACCTCGGTGATCGGGCCGGGAGATGCAATCCGCATCCCCTCGTTCGCAACCCAGGTCGACTACGAAGCCGAACTCGGCGTCGTGATCGGGAGCAAGGCGTGCGCGGTCTCGACTCAGGACGCGTTGTCGCATGTTCTCGGATACACGTGCGTGAACGATGTCTCGGCGCGCGACCTGCAATTCGCGGACGGTCAGTGGGCGCGCGGTAAGAGCCTCGACACGTTCTGTCCGATCGGACCTTGGATCGTCACGCGCGATGAGATCCCCGACCCGCAGCGGCTCGGCATCCGGTGCGTGCTGAACGGCGAGGTTCTACAGAACTCTTCGACAGAGCAGATGGTGTTCTCTGTCGCCGAACTGGTGAGCTTCATTTCGCAGGGGATTACGCTCGAACCCGGCGACGTGATTGCGACCGGTACGCCTCCGGGGGTTGGGTTCGCACGCACGCCGCCGGTGTTTCTGAAGCCCGGCGACACTGTTCGAGTCGAGATCGACTCCATCGGCGCGCTCGAGAACTCGGTGGAGGGATCATGAAGAGATCGGGGTTTCTCGCATCACTCGCGGCGCTGGCCGTCGTCGTTTCCGCATGCGGGACGCGCTTGCCGGACGGCGAGTTCCTTCGTGCCGCGGGCAACGCGTACTCATCAGACCCGACTGGGCTCGGGGCGGGGTCGGCGGACGGTGGGACGGCGTCGGGGGGATTGGGACTTCCAGGAACGGACTCGGACGGGGGCACCTCTTCGGGTTCCGGTGCTTCCGGTTCGGGCGGGCCGGTGTCGACCGGCGGCGGCGGAGGGGGGACGGGGTCGGCGAAGAACTTCGCATCCGACCGCGGCGTCACCGCGACGACGATCACCGTTGGAAACATCACGCCCGTCGGCGGGCCTTTGGGACCCGAGGCCTTCAGCGGGCCTTCTCACGGCGCGCGCGCTTACTTTCAGGCGTTGAACGCATCCGGCGGCGTGAACGGACGAACGATTAAGTTCCTCACCTGCGACGACCGCGAAGACCCCGAGGGAAACAAGGCCTGCGCGCGCAACTTGATCGACAAGGAGAAGGTCTTTGCCTTCGCCGCCAACAACACCGACGCTTACGCCGGAGCCGGGTTGGTGAACGCCGCCGGAGTCCCCGACGTCGGCGGGATTCCGATCGCGACCGCGTACTACAAGTACCCCATGCTTTTCACTATCTACGGAGCCGGCGGGTACCCGCGCGACGGGAAGAACGTAGGAGTGAAGGGCACCTTCTACGAGAACAACGCGCCTTTCCTCTGGTACCGGAAACACTTGGGAATCAAGAAGGCGGCGGTGCTCTTCTACGCGATCCCAGCCTCCTCGAACAGAGCGGCGATCGTGATCGACATGCTCACGAAATCGGGCATCGAAGTCGTCTATACGCCCAACGGTGGTGCCGGCAAAGACCCCGCGAGTCCCTCCTGGGATACCGATGTCATCAACATGCAATCGGCGGGCGTCGAGGCTTTCTGGCAAGTGATCGACACGGCAGGGATCATGAACGTGTGCCAGGCGATGGACCGCTACGGTTTCCAAGTCAAAGCTGCGATTGCCTCCGTCGCGAACTGGACGAGTCGCATCGGCAGGGACTTCAGCGCTCCGTGTCGCAACTCGATCTACGCCGATGCGAACTCAGTTCCCTACACGATGACGAGCCATCCCGAGATCGCCAGGTTCCGCGCCGCGATGCGCCGATACGACCCGAACTTCCCGATGCAACAGTGGGCGGTGGAGGGCTGGGCGGCCGCGCGCCTTTTGACCGAAGGTATCCGTTCGATGGGGCCCAATGTCACCCGTCAAGGGCTCATCCGCTTCTTGAGGGACCGAAGGGGCAGGGGATTCCCGGACGACGTCATGACGCCTGACTGGACCCAGTGGCGTGCCGACAGCGTTGACTTTTCGAAGCAACGTCGCAACTACTTCTCCGTCGCGCGCTGGCAGGACTCGGCCGGCGGATGGGTGGCGCAAACCAACCCGTTCGACGGCTACGAGACGCCGTGGTATCCGCACCCGATTGAGGACGACGGAACGTGATGTCGAGCCCGTCCACGAGGGTTGTGCTCGGCGTCGACGTCGGAGGTTCCAAGACCCTTGCCGCAGTCGCGGACTTGGGAGGCGCAGTGCTCGGAGCCGGCCGAGGCCCTGGGGGGAACCGGCAGGTCGTAGGCGCCTCGGGGTTTCGCGCGGCCGTCGACGTTGCGGCGCGCGAGGCGCTCGCACAGATGCCGTCTGCGACCATCGTCTCGACCCACGTGGGCGCCGCGGGCGTGGACTTCCCGGAGGATCGCGCGGAACTGCTCTTGGCGATGGGTGAGGCCTACGGGCGCGTCGACATCGAGAACGACTCGCTTTTGGGTTTGCACGCGGGATCCTCGGCGGGTTGGGGTGGTGTTGTCGTAGCGGGGTTTGGTGCGAACGCCGCTGCCCGGGACGAAAGCGGGACGACGGTTTTCGTCGGCGGTGTCGGGTGGCACACCGGCGATTTCGGGGGCATGGCAACGCTCGGGACGGAAGGACTTCGTCTGGCGATCCGGTCCTGGGAGGGCCGCGAGCCTCCGTCGATTCTCGGCGACCGCATCTGCTCGGCGGGCGACTTTGGCGGCATGGATGATCTGTACCGAGCCGCGGCGGTGTACCGCGCGCCGGAGCCTCTGGTCATCGCCCGTCTCGTCATGGAGGCCGCCGAGGACGGCGACGCTGTGTGCCGTGCCCTTGTGGCCCGCGCCGGGGTAGAGATGGGACTGTCGGCCGGCATTGCGTTGCGGCGGCTTGGTCTCGACCGCGGCGCACCGGAGGTGGTCGCGATGGGCGGGATGGTTCGCATGGCCGCGGGTGTCGGCGGAATGCCGGTAGGTTCGGCCCTTCTGACGAGTCTTGATGACGAGCTTCACCGGATCGTGCCGCGCGCGGTTCTTCGAATCCTGGACACCGAGCCGGTCGTCGGAGCGCTTGTCGCCGCACTGCGAGCTGCGGGCGTCCCCGTCAGGCCGGACGACCTACGAAACCGATGGGGGGAACATGTCGGCGCGCGCTGAAGCGGGCGGCGTGAAGATCGCCATCATCGGCGGCGGAAGCACTTACACGCCGGAGTTAGTCCTTGAGCTTGCGAAGACCCCGGGAGTCGGGACGGTCGTTCTCCACGACATCGATGAGGGGCGCCTCGGCGTCGTCGGGGGATTCGTCGATCGGATGTTCGCGCATCAAGGATCGGCTGTGCGGACGCACCTTACGTGCGACTTGGACTCCGCCCTCGACGGAGCGTCGTTCGTCCTGACTCAGATTCGTGTGGGGGGATCCGCTGCGCGCGTGAAGGACGAGACCATCGCGTTGCGCCACGGTTTCATCGGCCAGGAGACTACCGGAGCAGGCGGCTTCGCGATGGCGTTGCGTACGGTTCCGGTTATCGTCGAGATCGCCGAGCGGATCCGCGCGCTGGCGCCCGAAGCATTCCTGGTGAACTTCACCAATCCTGCGGGTCTCGTCGCCGAAGCAGCGGGGCGCGCGGGCGTGCGCTGCATCGGCCTGTGCAGCATTCCCAAGAGCTTTGAGGATGCGTTTCGCGCGATTCACGAGCGGGCGGTCGATGTCGAGTCCTTCGGCCTAAATCACTTGTCGTGGATACGTTCGGTACGAGTGGACGGCGAGGATCGTCTTCCCGAGTTCCTTTCGACGTGGCCGCAGGGCGGCGACATCTCACGCAGCGTCGTCGATGCGCTCGGTCTGCTGCCGAACCCGTACCTGCGCTTCTACTACTCGCCGGCGCGCATGCTCGAGGCGCAGCAGGCGGAGGCGCGCACGCGCGCCGACGAGGTTGTCGAGTTGGAGCGCGCGACGCTCGAGCGTTTCGGCGATCCGGAACTGACGGAGCTACCGCCGGAACTCGCGCAGCGTGGTGGATCGGGGTACTCGGCCGCCGCGGTCGCGTTCGTTAGCTCCGTAATCGAGAATCGGGGTGACGTGCAGGTGCTCGACGTGCCGAACGCGGCCGCCCTTGAAGGATTCCCGAACGACGCGGTTGTGGAAGTTCCGTGCCGGGTCGATGCGAGCGGCGCGACGCCGATTGCTCAGGATCCGCTGCCCGAGCACTGCCTTGGGTTGATGCGCGCAGTCAAGAGCTACGAGCGGCTCACGATTGATGCCGCGCTCACCGGATCGCGAGACACCGCGCTCACCGCGCTCACGAGTCATCCGCTCGTCGGCGACGTGGATCGCGCGTCGGCGCTGCTGGACGACATCCTCGCCGCGCACGCGGACGAGCTTGTCAGGTGGAGTCTCCCACCAGCACGCCCTCTTCAGTGATTTCGGACGGTTCTCCGACGAAGGTGACGCGGCCCTTGGCGATCACGTAGACGATGTCGGCGAGGCGCAGCGCGTAGCCCAGGTACTGCTCGACGAGCACGATCGTGCAGCCGCGTTCTTTCAGGTGTGCCAGCGCGCCGAACAGCATCTCGACCGCGTTGGGCGCTAGGCCCATCGAGATTTCGTCGACGAGCAGGACGTGCGGATCGCCGAGGAACGCGCGGCTCAGCGCGAGCATTTGCTGCTCGCCGCCCGACAGAGTTCCGGCCTTTTGCGCGAGACGGTCATTGAGTTGGGGGAACATCGCGAAAAGCTCGTCGAGTCGCTCGGGGCGCGAGCGACCGTTCGCGGCGATCTCGATGTTCTCCGCGACGGTGAGTCCGGGGAAGACCCCACGGCCTTCGGGGATGAGCATCACTCCCGCGCGCGCGACCTCGTATGCGGAACGGCCGTCGATGCGCTGTCCGTCCAGTTCGATCGATCCGCTCCAGGCCGGAAGGCTTCCCGCAAGGACGCGCATTAGCGTCGTCTTTCCGACGCCGTTGGGGCCGAGCACGGCGACGACGCGTCCGGCCGGCGCCGCGAGAGACACGCCGCGCAGCACCTCGATCCGGCCGTACCCCGATCGCAGATCGTTGGCGACGAGGAATCCCGTCACGCTGTTTCTCCCTTTCCGAGATACGCCGCGCGCACGGCGGCGTTCGCCACGATCTCGGACGGAGTTCCTCGCGCGATCACGTTTCCGTGATCCACGACGGTGATGTCACCGGAGATCCG from Actinomycetota bacterium carries:
- a CDS encoding DEAD/DEAH box helicase; this translates as MSKSFTDLGVSNGVARTLEKRGIAEPFEVQARVLPDAIAGRDVLVRSRTGSGKTLAFAIPIVERVDRNAASPSALILTPTRELASQVANELRDIASAKNLRVAVVYGGVSIREQQRAVAKANILVATPGRLEDLVNRRMVSLGGITILVLDEADHMLDMGFAPQVEKLVERIRSERQTMLFSATLDGEVGRIARRYTHQPVSHEIDAPPAAQDVEHRFVAVGGEQKVDKLASLLLKKGAGSTLVFVRTKHGADRLAKSLSAHGIRAAAMHGNKSQSQRESALASFASGRVAALVATDVAARGIDVRNVAQVVNFDAPTDDKSFVHRVGRTGRAGATGISITFVAPHERVDVGRMASRLRLEKEFSVEHGFVREERGGQRRNSPQGRRQGPGGRPAHVGRRSQPERVARRRAG
- a CDS encoding type II toxin-antitoxin system VapC family toxin, encoding MTRFLLDTTVLIDHLRGDDYVAASLLSLLQRGHALCISCVNVAEIEQGIRSKERRTARALLDRLEFLPTTKEAAQRAGKYQADWTRRGRTVHMADALVAGTASAHGAVLVTDNVADFPMRDIRVVRTAGLKKFE
- a CDS encoding S8 family serine peptidase, which translates into the protein MRTARIAIFFLALPLFGMPARAEAAEPARRYIVVLSPSTNPGEIAREHAGAVGAQVRFVYRHALKGYAATMSPTAAKRLSRDQRVRYIEPDYTATILGSQTNPTWGLNRIDQRDLPLDQAYTYGATGVGVHAYVIDTGIRTTHADFGGRASYGTDAVGGKGSGSDCNGHGTHVAGTIGGATYGVAKQVSLVAVRVLNCRGSGTYSQVIAGIDWVTGNAIHPAVANMSLGGPVSTALDDAVRSSIASGVTYAIAAGNGNSSGIAQDACTASPARVAQALTVSATNTADGKASWANFGTCVDLFAPGVSITSSWGSSDTATNTISGTSMATPHVAGTAALYLQTNPSAAAITVADAITSNASAGKVSNPGSGTPNLLDYTGFISGGGSTNQPPTASFTAGCSVLDCTFTDTSTDPDGGAIASWSWAFGDGGTSTLQNPSHTYATSGTYQVSLTVTDSGSAASAPVTQQVTVSAEAGTITLSVVGSTNKGGVSRASLTWSGATGANVDVHRNGAFLTTTSNSGSYVDNLGKRVAGTFTYEVCDAGTSNCSTPVGVTF
- a CDS encoding Xaa-Pro peptidase family protein, with product MTVSTESTHLRSKGFDPMQAAARLSERGLGGMLLTNPESVYYATGYPCVPGAGNPVLFNLKNRLPAFAYVDVSGAVTLLCWGFSTMGLTFGVDEIVRYEDLSAAGEAVRTIARDQLGSGLRLGIESTCPYFVLKLLEQESLAAARLELVDDLVLDLRLVKSAEEVEVLTRGLAIAEAAVADLFEVVRVGMNRADLVQEAKRRVAERGGTAVSHVTIGFGNRNPEIAYDDILEPDTLVTLDVGATVDGYCSDNRRYVHAGEIPEAISTRYEAMVGVVDDIGGAITPGMTYADLFEHGRQIMIDRDILGHQWLNHVGHNIGLELEEDWIDNRADAVIRENMVLAIELYTITEQVVVIGNEETYHVGPTGARRLSQLPREIHQVG
- a CDS encoding Gfo/Idh/MocA family oxidoreductase gives rise to the protein MIGIGMIGLGLISWFHENAYDQSGEIVKIKATCDLDQERATQRAARWGATAYTDYRELLADPTVDAVDITVPHHLHVEIARAALQAGKHVILEKPLAPTSADAEELIALARASGVTLALAENTRFEGAYLSVARLLEEGALGDIRLVRTFIAGSEVERLSDTSSWKGRKSQTMGGAILDSGAHSFYLLRWLFGGVETVRATAAQLVPVSEVEDHAIVSGRLVGGGLYTTEYTFTAEIPWTERLEVYGSKGSVVVDQLANPTAIHYRGGTDVEGVTLDAHRDVALWKFNSVAAGVRDFAEALAAGRPHGVDPADGAYALRVAERAYASVAAGGAELSM
- a CDS encoding 3-keto-5-aminohexanoate cleavage protein, with amino-acid sequence MDPLIITAATPASWLWPSDDYKPTDPLDVDALVAETVRCREAGATVVHIHAEGAWNEVIEGIRANCDIIVQSGMSTLTADERADVFRQKSEMISIMLGHHDEAFPGLDNHVLHTREESVDYALRCREHGIKPEFEVWHSGSVWNLEYVRDKGVLDAPYITTFFLGWPGGTWSPPTVEEYSYRRRLMPEGCAVIVSVMGEGQRQVHTAAIQQGDHIRIGTEDWPFDRKGERATASKLVAEAAQLSEFLGRPVATVAQARAILGV
- a CDS encoding SDR family oxidoreductase, which produces MSDGVTMEKNAGRVVVVSGAAQGIGAAAVRWFAEREGARVVATDIANESEELKAISGDVRFHRCDVSVEADVVELARWTREQFGSVDVLVNNAGVVLVKPLVETTWEDYRRVVDINVGGTMLMCREFIPLLAEARAPAIVNVASVSGHVGQVNHAVYGATKGALLSFTRALAWELAPSGIRVNSLSPGSVDTPMLRSDVEGEALRHGVSVPEMRKEREGEQAFGRWADPAEIAAAIGFLAGDGASFVTGSDLLADCGWTAR
- a CDS encoding fumarylacetoacetate hydrolase family protein gives rise to the protein MKLVRFEYGGRVRAGIVEDGRIRDAGESVLHPDPGDVVARVEDVRLLAPVASPGKIVCVGLNYRDHAKESGQPIPESPILFAKFTTSVIGPGDAIRIPSFATQVDYEAELGVVIGSKACAVSTQDALSHVLGYTCVNDVSARDLQFADGQWARGKSLDTFCPIGPWIVTRDEIPDPQRLGIRCVLNGEVLQNSSTEQMVFSVAELVSFISQGITLEPGDVIATGTPPGVGFARTPPVFLKPGDTVRVEIDSIGALENSVEGS